In Dehalococcoidia bacterium, the genomic stretch TGTAAAAGTGCGTGTTCTGTATCGGGAACGGCGCGACGGCGTACAGGAACGACGCCAGCAGCCCGGTGTTCGTATTCATCAGCCGCCGGCCGATGAGGAAGATGAAGACGATCGTCCCCAGGTCGAACAGCCCGGCGAGCACGCGGCCGACGAGGTGCCCCTCGTAACCGCCATCGAAGATCAGCCGGCCGCCGTCCCGTTCGAGGTCAAAGCCGACGGCGGAGATGGCGCCGCGCACGACCTTCGCATGCCAGGGGCTCGTGTATACGGTCTCGCCGTCGCTGTTCGTGCGCTGGTCTTCGTCGAGCCATTCGCCGACGGTCTTGGTGATGAAGAGCGGGAGCGTGCCGTAGACGAACGTCGTCTGGCGCTCGCCGTTGGCGCGTTCGATGTTGTACGGGTTCAGCCCCGACGTTTCCGTATCGAAATAGTTCGCGGGGCTCGATGGGAACGACGTGTCATTGGTGATCTGGGCGAGGAAACGCTCGTCGGGGTGCAGGTGGCCGCTGCTCGTGCCGGCGCCGGGCGAGTCCCAGTTGATGTGCGTGAAGCGAAGGAACGACGCGAGCGCAAGGATCGCCACCAGCGTGGCGATCGCCAGCACGCGTGCCCAATCGATCGATGCGGTGGCGATGCCGATCTGAGGGAGGAAGCGGGGAGACGCCTGCGCCGGCGCGGCGGACGACGAATCGTGGTGCAACGGCGAGGTCTGTTCGCTCATACCTTCATGTTCGTCGGGAGTTGGATTCCGGCTGCCGCCGAGTGCACGGCATCATAGCAGAACCACGTTTCGTTATGTCGGCATCGTGCGCCCGTGACCGCGCCCGGCGCGATGCGTGTTCTCGTAGGGCTACGCCGCTGAATCGGCGCCGGATTCGCCTTGCATCGGGGATCGCCCGCAGTCCGCGCGGCCCGTGCATGCCCCACACTCCAACGAGCGCCTCAATGCGGGCGAAATTAGCCTCTGTTATCATCCGTAGCGCTGCGGGAGGATGGCGGGGAAGTGAGGGAGAACCGATGAGCAACAGGCTCACCCTGGGCATTGTGGGCGTCGCGGCGGTCCTCGTCCTCGCGCTCGCCGGCTTTCTCGTCCTGGTCGTCGCCGGCGGCGATGACGATGATGACGGCTCGACGACCAGCGGCCAAAACGGCGAAGAACCCGGCAACGACGACGGAGATGGCGACGACGACGGAGACGATAGCGAGCCCGCATCGGGCGAACTGCGGCTGCGCGGCGAGGATCCGCTCGTCCTCGATCCGGCCATCGCGCAGGATGCCGGCTCGGCGAACTACATCGTCGAGATCTTCTCCGGTCTCGTCCGCCTTGACACCAACCTCGACGTGCAGCCAGACGTTGCTGAGCGCTATGAGACCAGCGACGACGGCACCGTCTATACCTTCCACCTGCACCCGAGTGCGAGCTTCCAGGACGGCCGGCCGGTACTCGCCGAAGACGTAAAGTATTCCTTCGAACGCGCGCTCAACCCGGATACCGGGTCGATCGTCGCAGAAAACTTTCTCGGCGATATCGTCGGCGCGCGCGACGTCTCGCGCGGGCGCGCGACGGAACTCAGCGGACTGCGCGTCGTGGACGATGCGACAGTCGAGATCACGATCGATGCGCCCAAGCCGTACTTCATCTACAAGCTGACTTACCCGACGGCGTTCATCGTTGACGAGCGGCAGATCACGGCGAATCCGAGCCGCTGGACGCAGAAGCCCAACGGCACCGGCCCCTACGAACTCGGTGAGTGGCGGCTGGGCGAGCGTATCGTCCTGCAGGCGTACGAGCGGCATCACCTGGGCCCGCCGAAGCTCAAGACGGTGCGTTTCGAGCTCTCCGGCGGTTCGTCGCTCGTGGCGTACCAGGACGGCGATATCGACGTTACCGGCATCGGGCTCGACGACCTGTCGCGCATCCAGGATCCCGGCGACCCGCTTCATGCCGAGTACGTCGAGACGACGCAACAGCTCATCGACTACATCGGCTTCAACGTAAACGTGCCGCCGTTCGACGACCCCGACGTGCGCCGGGCGTTCGCGCTTGCCATCGACCGCCAGAAGATCGCGGAAGTGATCTTGGAGGATGCGATTCCAGTGGCGAACGGGATCATTCCTCCGGGCGTGCCGGGTCACACCGACGAGGACAAGACGTTCCCGTACGATCCGGAGCGCGCCCGCCAACTCATCGCGGGATCGCAGTACGGAAATGACTTGCCGGAGATCACACTCGCCGAAAGCGGCGCCGGCGCCACTGTCGGCCCTACCACCGAAGCGATCGTGCAGATGTGGCGCGACGAACTGGGTGTCGACGTACGTATCCAGCACGCGGAGAGCGGGACGTTCTTCAGTGATGTAGACCAGGGCCGCTACCAGATGTTCCACCTGGGCTGGATCATGGACTACCCGGATCCTGAGAACGTGCTCGACCTGCTCTTCCACGGCGAAAGCAGGCAGAATAACACGCGATACGACAACCCGGACGTCAACGCGAAGCTGGAGCAAGCGCGTGTCGAACAGGACAGCGAGGCGCGCTTGCGTCTCTACCAGGAAGTCGAGCGGACGTTGATCGAGGACGCCGCGTGGGTGCCGTTGTTCTTCGACCGGTCGTACATCCTGGTAAAGCCGTACGTGCAGGGCTTCACGCTGCCGCCAACGGTCGTCGAACGATTCCGCGACGTGGAAGTCAACCGATAACGACAGGACGGTAGGTCATGGAAGGGTTAGCCGGCTACGTCCTGCGTCGCCTGCTGTTTCTTCCGATCACGCTCCTCATCGTCTCGTTCGCGACGTTCTACATCACACGCTGGGGCCCCGGCGACCCCGTGCGTGTGTACGCCGATGCTGGTTACAGCGATCCCGAAGCGCTCGACCGTGTGCGCGACAAGTACGGCCTCGATGAGCCAATCATCGTGCAGTACGGCGTCTGGCTGGAAGACATCGTCACCGAAGGCGATATGGGCGTCAGCTTGCGCTATCGCGATCGCCCCGTCACCGAGATCATCGGCCCCAAGATCTGGGTGTCGATGCAACTCGGGCTCTGGGCGTTCATCCTCACGTTCCTGGTCGGCATTCCGGCAGGCGTGTACGCGGCGGTCCGCCAGGGGACGTGGCGCGACCCGACGCTGATCAGCTTCTTTCTGTTCTTCCAGTCGATCCCCGTGCTCGTGTCGGTGCCGGTATTGGTGTTGGTGTTTGCCGCAAAGCTCCACTGGCTGCCCGCGGGCGGGTTCGACGGCTTGTTTTCGAAGTCCATCATTATTCCCACGCTCGCGCTGTCGCTGCCGGGGATCGCCGGCGTTGCGCGGCTCGCTCGCGCGGCGACGCTCGGCACCCTGCACGAGGACTTCGTGCGCACGGCGCGCGCGAAAGGGCTCGGCGAGCCGGTCGTGATCTCCCGCCACGTCGCACGCAACTCGCTGGTGCCCGTGATGACGACTGTCATTGGACTGTCGCTCGTCGGTCTTGTCGAAGGAGCGATCATCACCGAGACGTTGCTCGGCATCCCGGGCATCGGGCGATTCGTCTTCGAGTCTGTGAACGGCCGCGACTACAACGTGATCATGGCGATCGTCGTGCTGATCACGACGCTGTTCGTGCTCGCCAACCTGCTCGTCGACCTGTTGTTGCTCGTCATCGATCCGCGCATCAGGGCGTCGAGGAGCGAGCTG encodes the following:
- a CDS encoding peptide ABC transporter substrate-binding protein codes for the protein MSNRLTLGIVGVAAVLVLALAGFLVLVVAGGDDDDDGSTTSGQNGEEPGNDDGDGDDDGDDSEPASGELRLRGEDPLVLDPAIAQDAGSANYIVEIFSGLVRLDTNLDVQPDVAERYETSDDGTVYTFHLHPSASFQDGRPVLAEDVKYSFERALNPDTGSIVAENFLGDIVGARDVSRGRATELSGLRVVDDATVEITIDAPKPYFIYKLTYPTAFIVDERQITANPSRWTQKPNGTGPYELGEWRLGERIVLQAYERHHLGPPKLKTVRFELSGGSSLVAYQDGDIDVTGIGLDDLSRIQDPGDPLHAEYVETTQQLIDYIGFNVNVPPFDDPDVRRAFALAIDRQKIAEVILEDAIPVANGIIPPGVPGHTDEDKTFPYDPERARQLIAGSQYGNDLPEITLAESGAGATVGPTTEAIVQMWRDELGVDVRIQHAESGTFFSDVDQGRYQMFHLGWIMDYPDPENVLDLLFHGESRQNNTRYDNPDVNAKLEQARVEQDSEARLRLYQEVERTLIEDAAWVPLFFDRSYILVKPYVQGFTLPPTVVERFRDVEVNR
- a CDS encoding ABC transporter permease, encoding MEGLAGYVLRRLLFLPITLLIVSFATFYITRWGPGDPVRVYADAGYSDPEALDRVRDKYGLDEPIIVQYGVWLEDIVTEGDMGVSLRYRDRPVTEIIGPKIWVSMQLGLWAFILTFLVGIPAGVYAAVRQGTWRDPTLISFFLFFQSIPVLVSVPVLVLVFAAKLHWLPAGGFDGLFSKSIIIPTLALSLPGIAGVARLARAATLGTLHEDFVRTARAKGLGEPVVISRHVARNSLVPVMTTVIGLSLVGLVEGAIITETLLGIPGIGRFVFESVNGRDYNVIMAIVVLITTLFVLANLLVDLLLLVIDPRIRASRSELG